The genomic interval GCGGGTATAGTCAGCTGCTATCACCCACTGCGAAACGTTTGCGCCGATAATAAGACTTATCGCTGCAAGAATTCCAATTGTAGGTTCCGGATCCCAACTGGTTATTGACTCCATTCCATTACTATCTAAAGCAAAATAAATACCGGCAACAACTAATAACAACCCTGCAGGGACTGCAATGTAATCCGTCCACTTCATCGAGCTATAGCCAATAATTGATGGAATAGCGAATAGCAATCCTGCTATTGTTGTAATCAATGCCCACATTCCCCATTGTGATGTATAATCAATACCTAACATTGCAGAAATTGCATTTCCGGCAACTGACGTCTGAACAGCCCACCAACCGAGTGAAACAATGAAAATAGTTAAACCAACAATAAATCGAGCTTGTTTTGCTCCAAAGCTTGTACGTGCAATGACCGAAGAGGCTCGGCCCGTTTTCGCTCCTATATAACCTTGTAATGCATTCCCTATCCACTGAATACCAAATAAAGCGATGATTAATATAAAGAAAATCTCGCTAAGGCCATAGCTTCCTGCCAAAGTTGCCCCCACCATTAAAACAGGTATTGTAAATTCTAGTCCACCAAAGATCATAGCGGGAGTAATCCAATGTTGTCTTTTATCATCTGGTATAGCCTGCAATGCTTCATCTTTTTTGATACTACCTGCATTCTTATTACTCATTTCATTATACACTCCTTTTACTTGTATGCGTTTATGTGCACCCTAGGAGTTCGTTAAACATACATTCACTAGTAAACATGCTCATTTTAACTATATTTGAAATTTTGGGAACAAAGAGTTTAAATAGTAGTAGTAGAAAAACTTAAGTTTCCTACTACTACACTCCTAATTTAATTTTCTTTCACAAGCACCCAGACAATTTTACATGGTTCTTCACCTGAATTTATAGACCAATGCTGTTCCCCGGCAGGAATAAAAGTTGCATGAGATTCTAATACCTTAAAGGGGGTCCCTCCGCTTTCACCTTCTATTTCCCCCTTAACAATAATGGCGTATTCATTTTCTTCATGTTTAGATAAACCTTTCTTTGGTACCCTTTCCCCGGGAGGAATTGTGACAGTGCCAAACCTTACATCCATTTCATTATGCTTTTCTTCAAATAATGTTAATAAACTATTATTTTCAAAGCCGCATTTATTTACTTCCATTTAAAGTCACCTTCTCAAATTACTTTCTATTATCCAATTCCTGATATTCAAACGTTTTTGGATCAACCTTAACACCAAATAAAGACTTCGCTTCATCTACAGTGTAATATTCATTCTTTACGTCACTTGCAACTTGTTCTGCCGGTCGCTTCAACGGATCTCCATATCCACCGCCAGTTGCAGTCATTAATTTTAGAACATCGCCTTTTTGCAGCTCATACCGCGGGTAAACACCGTATGGACCATCTACTTCTCCATTAGCTTTATTAACATAAAATTCGTTGACGGAACCTTCTAATCCGCCTCCTGTGCCCCATAAGCGATATTGGTTACGTCCAAAGGTGATGGTAGCCTCCTGTCCATCT from Lentibacillus cibarius carries:
- a CDS encoding cupin domain-containing protein, encoding MEVNKCGFENNSLLTLFEEKHNEMDVRFGTVTIPPGERVPKKGLSKHEENEYAIIVKGEIEGESGGTPFKVLESHATFIPAGEQHWSINSGEEPCKIVWVLVKEN
- a CDS encoding purine-cytosine permease family protein, with translation MSNKNAGSIKKDEALQAIPDDKRQHWITPAMIFGGLEFTIPVLMVGATLAGSYGLSEIFFILIIALFGIQWIGNALQGYIGAKTGRASSVIARTSFGAKQARFIVGLTIFIVSLGWWAVQTSVAGNAISAMLGIDYTSQWGMWALITTIAGLLFAIPSIIGYSSMKWTDYIAVPAGLLLVVAGIYFALDSNGMESITSWDPEPTIGILAAISLIIGANVSQWVIAADYTRYAKPTIRDNALIPTGIVLVGFPLFIVGAVMSVGVGDADIVNVMMNLGFPFWGFLILWFATWTSQLVNNYSMGLAFSNMLNVNSNKGRALLTFGGTLLAIVVALAGILDYFMDFLNMTAIVYPAIAGVMMADFFLIRKQTWEDNDGWNWMATIAMAAGTLVGYLTQYVIVFGIPAVQSLIVTGIVYYAAMKWKAQVAPDHFTQTIGENEVDTDLEAK